One segment of Methanolinea sp. DNA contains the following:
- a CDS encoding dynamin family protein produces MHGQVPERAPDPPAAGPVSPPSPPQLPDLLCSAVSLLRDLGPAMEPQERALSHLVERLAAGRFQLAVLGQFKRGKSTLLNAMLGEDILPSSVIPLTAIPTFIRHGEERAVHVHFEGSGEEKVIPCTSPAEMNRVLLVYVSEEANPRNRLGIATVEITHPAPILRDVVLVDTPGIGSTHRHNTEMTLNFLPQCDAALFIVSADPPITEVECDFLAHVREKVARLFFVLNKVDYLTPREREEVIAFLRRVLAEKAGIAGDVTVFPVSARQALAARIAGDEALLSESGLPAITAHLVDFLAREKTRVLSEAVRKKALDVLHDVSLRVGLEEKSLGMPISDLERRLALFAAKVAEAERQRQQTQDLLAGDHRRVVSLLEEECARLREDAERHLSAVAAGAIPPGGDPDARAVENAIAAEIPVYFEHALGEVTARFDREMIAVLSAHRERADALAESVRVAASAIFEIPHHPPSAGSPIVLAREPYWVSRRTWSGMLGMISPDLVDRALPRSLREKRLRDRVAREIHALVVQNVENLRWATLQNIDAAFRVFSREIDEEFARTIDATRGAIEAAYRQRRERAGEVEGRLRTLRDASRALGDLVAALSPAPP; encoded by the coding sequence ATGCACGGCCAGGTTCCGGAACGAGCGCCCGACCCGCCCGCGGCGGGTCCCGTTTCCCCCCCGTCTCCCCCACAACTCCCCGACCTCCTTTGCAGTGCCGTCTCCCTCCTCCGCGACCTTGGGCCCGCGATGGAGCCGCAGGAGAGGGCACTCTCCCACCTCGTGGAGAGGCTCGCGGCGGGGAGGTTCCAGCTTGCCGTCCTCGGGCAGTTCAAGCGGGGGAAGAGCACGCTCCTCAACGCGATGCTCGGGGAAGACATCCTCCCAAGCTCCGTCATCCCGCTCACCGCGATCCCGACGTTCATCCGGCACGGGGAGGAGCGTGCCGTCCACGTCCACTTCGAGGGGAGCGGCGAGGAGAAGGTCATCCCCTGCACCTCGCCCGCGGAGATGAACCGTGTCCTCCTCGTGTACGTCTCCGAGGAGGCAAACCCGAGGAACAGGCTCGGGATCGCGACCGTCGAGATCACCCACCCCGCGCCCATCCTGCGGGACGTCGTCCTCGTCGACACGCCGGGGATAGGCTCGACGCACCGGCACAACACCGAGATGACGCTCAACTTCCTCCCCCAGTGCGACGCGGCGCTCTTCATCGTCTCGGCCGATCCCCCGATCACCGAGGTCGAGTGCGACTTCCTCGCCCACGTCCGGGAGAAGGTCGCGCGGCTCTTCTTCGTGCTGAACAAGGTCGACTACCTGACGCCGCGGGAGAGGGAGGAGGTGATTGCGTTCCTCCGCAGGGTCCTCGCCGAGAAGGCGGGGATCGCGGGGGACGTCACGGTCTTTCCGGTCTCCGCGAGGCAGGCGCTCGCCGCCCGGATTGCGGGGGACGAGGCGCTCCTCTCCGAGAGCGGACTTCCCGCCATCACCGCCCACCTCGTCGACTTCCTCGCCCGCGAGAAGACCCGCGTCCTCTCCGAGGCGGTGCGGAAGAAGGCGCTCGACGTGCTCCACGACGTCTCGCTCCGCGTCGGCCTCGAGGAAAAGTCGCTCGGGATGCCGATCTCCGACCTCGAGAGGAGGCTTGCCCTCTTCGCGGCGAAGGTCGCGGAGGCGGAGCGGCAGAGGCAGCAGACGCAGGATCTCCTCGCCGGGGACCACAGGAGGGTCGTCTCCCTCCTCGAGGAGGAGTGCGCGCGGCTGCGGGAGGACGCGGAGAGGCACCTCTCGGCCGTCGCGGCCGGTGCGATCCCGCCCGGGGGGGACCCCGATGCCCGGGCCGTCGAGAACGCGATCGCGGCGGAGATCCCGGTCTACTTCGAGCACGCCCTCGGCGAGGTCACCGCGCGGTTCGACCGCGAGATGATCGCGGTCCTCTCGGCCCACCGCGAGAGGGCCGACGCCCTCGCCGAGTCAGTCAGGGTCGCGGCATCGGCGATCTTCGAGATTCCCCACCACCCGCCCTCGGCGGGTTCCCCGATCGTCCTCGCCCGCGAGCCCTACTGGGTCTCGCGCAGGACGTGGTCAGGGATGCTCGGCATGATCTCGCCCGACCTCGTCGACCGCGCACTCCCCCGGTCCCTGCGGGAGAAGAGACTCCGCGACAGGGTCGCACGCGAGATCCACGCGCTCGTCGTCCAGAACGTCGAGAACCTCCGGTGGGCGACCCTCCAGAACATCGACGCCGCGTTCCGCGTCTTCTCGCGGGAGATCGACGAGGAGTTCGCCCGGACGATCGACGCGACGCGGGGGGCGATCGAGGCAGCCTACCGGCAGAGGAGGGAGAGGGCGGGGGAGGTGGAGGGGCGGCTCCGCACCCTCCGGGACGCGTCCCGCGCCCTCGGCGACCTCGTCGCCGCCCTCTCCCCCGCCCCCCCGTGA
- a CDS encoding NFYB/HAP3 family transcription factor subunit: MADLPLAAVVRIAKKSGAERVGSDAATALVAKSEEYLAELVKKATKFAMHAGRKTIKEEDVELAAKEI, from the coding sequence GTGGCAGATTTACCTCTTGCAGCAGTTGTCAGGATTGCGAAGAAGAGCGGTGCAGAACGCGTGGGAAGCGACGCCGCGACTGCACTCGTCGCAAAGTCTGAAGAATACCTCGCCGAACTCGTCAAGAAGGCGACGAAGTTCGCGATGCACGCCGGGAGAAAGACCATCAAGGAAGAGGACGTCGAGCTCGCGGCAAAAGAGATCTAG
- a CDS encoding prenyltransferase/squalene oxidase repeat-containing protein — translation MARGTAVARGGETPAILARAAGYARERRCPSGGYCFFRLDEPNAADTCFALHVLSLAGEIPGDHETVRFLHELQAPDGSYPSLAAALYAGGALGLLGARPRRDPSAYILRSLPVPDPRTRVAESLSIFEPLHAWASLVAVHGIELSRETRERVASAVLSFRSGDGGFGFPTATLPDTRMAAEILAAVCGEDAVPDVAGFLASCADASFGFLPRPGSRPAYLEHVHAGIRLSLLLGEGPRWGEACRDFVLRCAHPSGGFSRSIFGGIPTLEATARAAESLALLDAISRGRWDYAGIAPYM, via the coding sequence ATGGCGCGCGGGACAGCGGTCGCCCGGGGCGGGGAGACTCCCGCCATCCTCGCCCGCGCCGCGGGGTACGCGAGGGAGCGCCGGTGCCCCTCCGGGGGGTACTGCTTCTTCCGGCTGGATGAGCCGAACGCCGCGGACACGTGCTTTGCGCTCCACGTCCTCTCCCTCGCGGGCGAAATACCCGGCGACCACGAGACGGTGCGGTTCCTCCACGAACTGCAGGCACCGGACGGGTCGTACCCCTCCCTCGCCGCGGCTCTCTATGCGGGGGGAGCGCTCGGGCTGCTCGGGGCCCGCCCGCGCCGCGACCCTTCCGCGTACATCCTCCGGTCACTCCCGGTCCCCGACCCGCGGACGCGCGTTGCGGAGTCGCTCTCAATCTTCGAGCCCCTCCACGCGTGGGCGTCCCTCGTCGCGGTGCACGGAATCGAGCTTTCGCGGGAGACGAGGGAGAGGGTCGCGTCGGCCGTCCTCTCGTTCCGGTCGGGGGACGGGGGATTCGGGTTCCCGACGGCAACCCTCCCTGACACGCGGATGGCGGCAGAGATCCTCGCGGCGGTCTGCGGGGAGGACGCCGTCCCGGACGTCGCGGGATTCCTCGCGTCCTGCGCCGACGCCTCGTTTGGGTTCCTCCCGCGGCCGGGGTCGAGGCCCGCGTACCTCGAGCACGTGCACGCCGGCATCCGCCTCTCCCTCCTCCTCGGGGAGGGCCCGCGCTGGGGGGAGGCGTGCAGGGACTTCGTCCTCCGGTGCGCCCACCCGTCGGGCGGTTTCTCCCGCTCGATCTTTGGCGGCATCCCCACGCTCGAGGCGACGGCGCGGGCAGCGGAGTCCCTCGCCCTCCTCGACGCTATCTCCCGGGGCAGATGGGATTATGCGGGAATCGCACCGTACATGTGA